The sequence below is a genomic window from Streptosporangium lutulentum.
GAGGTTCGCGGTTCACCGGCCCGCCCAACGGCGAGCCTCCCCGCGCAGCCACCGCATATCCCTCGGCGGTATCTCGAAGGTTCTTCGCCGCGTTGACGTCAGCGTTGTCCCGATGCCCGCACGCCACGCACGAGAAAAGCGCTTGGCTCTCACGACTCTCCCGGGCGATGTGCTTGCAGGCGTTACAGGTCTGCGACGTATACCGCGGATCGATCTTCCACACCCGGCCCGGGGCCTTGTGCTCCAGCCGGACCGCCAACCGCCCCCACCCGCTGGCCAAAATGCCCCGGTTCAATCCCGCCTTCTGCCGCACCTTCCGGCCCGGCGCCTCCAGAGTGCCTTTCGCCGACCGGGTCATCGCGGAAATCTTCAGGTCCTCGACGCCGATCACGTCGAACCGGCGGGCCAGATCGGTGCTGGTCTGCTCCACCCAGTCCTTGCGCCGATCACCCTCCCGGGCTTTCAACCTCGCGATCGCGGTCTTGACCTTGGCGCGGCGCTTGGACCCGGGCTTGGCCCGAGCCAGGGCGCGCTGCAGTCGCAGCAGTCGCTTCTTCTGCCCTTGGCTCAAGGTGGGAACGGTCAGCGGCTCACCGGTGGACAACGTCGCCGACACCACCACACCCCGATCCACCCCAACGGCCGCACCCGTCCCCGGTCCGGGGACCGGCGCGGGAACGATCGCGAACGCCACATGCCAGCGCCCCGCCGCATCCCGGGTGACCCGGAAGGACTTGGCCTCCCCCACGGGGCGCGACCACCGGAACCGCACCCAGCCCACCTTGGGGATGCGCACCTGGCCGACCTTCCGGGAGAGGCGGCGCACATCACCCGGTTTGACCGCGACGATCCGAAACCCCTCACCACGACCGCGCCGACGCCACCTCGGCCGCCGGTGGGTTTTGCCGAAGAAGTTCGCCATGGCCTGGTGGAAGTCCTTCAGTGCCTGCTGCTGGACGATGATCGACCCGGCGGCCAGCCACGCGCAGGCGTCGCGGGCCTCGGTGAGCTGACGGCACTGCTCGGCGAACCCCGGCGCCGGCGCACGCCCGCCCCGCCAGTGGGCGTGCTGCTCCACCGCCAGATTCCACACATACCGGGCGTGCCCGCAGTGCTCCAGCAACGCCGCCTCCTGGGTGGGCGAGGGGTGCAGCCGGTAGCGGGACACACCGAGCAACCTACCGATTCTCACCGACAGAAACCGGAGACCACCATGGGTGACCGTTCCGCGTTTCCTGCCCGCCCTGAAGGACGAGACCTCCACGCTGCAAGTGCCCGGTGAGCCCGGTGGGCACCCCCGAGCACGCCAGAATCGCGATGCGCCTTTACAGCGCTCTCCTTCCGCTCATTGAGGAAAGGGGGTGGGACGGTTTCAGTGGCAACGTCGACGTCTGCATCGACGGGCCCCGCGATCCGGTCGAGCCCGACTTCGTCCTGGCTCCCGCCGACTGCCCGCGCGGGGGCACCCGCGAGCTGCTCTCCTCCGGCCTGCTCATGGTCGCCGAGATCGTGTCGCCCGGGAGCGTCGTCGACGACCGTGACCGCAAGCCCGGCATCTACGCCTCCGGGCTGGTCCCCGTGACGCTCCTCATCGACCCCGTGGCCGCGCCCGCCACCGTGACGGTCCTCAGCGACCCGAAGGAGGGGGAGTACCGGACTTCCACCCGCGTCGCGGTGGGCTCTCCGCTGCACATCCCCGATCCGGTCGGTTTCACCCTGGAGACGTCGGTCTTCGAGAAGGCCCTGGGCAAGGCGTGACGAGGTCCGTACGGCGCACACTGTGTCGAGGGGCGGCGCCTCGTGGCCGTACCGTCCGGGCAGCATGATCCAAGCACAAAGTGAATATATTGGTACTGTCGGTTCCCATCTGGCGTAGTTAGCTTTGGTCCGTGGGGATCTGGATCGCGACTCTGGCCGTCCGCTGAGCGCGGGCCCGGCCGCGCTGTTCGCCGGAGGACTCGCCGCCGGGCTGGTGGCCGGCACGGCCTCGTGTACGGCCGTGCAGGGGGGCCTGCTCGCCGGGCTCGTCTCCCGTGGAGGCCCGGCCTGCGACGGGAGCCGCCGCACGTCCCGGGAGCCGTCGGGTCCGGCGGCCGTCTCGCTGTTCCTCGCCGGGCGATCCGGCTCGCACCTGGTGGCCGGGGCGCTGCTCGGCCTGGCCGGCTCCGCCGTACAGCTGGGACCCGAGGTGAGGGCGGCGCTGCTCGTCGTGGCGGGGGTCGCGGTCATGGTCTTCGGGGTCCGCATGTTCGGTCGCGAGCCGGCCGGATGCGCCCCGCACCGGGCCGTCTCCCCCGTGACCGTCCCCGGTGGAAGAACGATCGCCTCCGGGGTCGGGGCGATCGTTCCCGGGGTCAGGGCCGTGCTGCTGGGGGCGGCGACGATCCTGCTGCCCTGCGGGGTCACGCTCAGCATGGAGGTGGTGGCGGTCTCCAGCGGATCCGCGCTGGGCGGGGCGGCGGTAATGGCCGGGTTCGTCGTGGGGACGGCTCCCGCGTTCGCGCTGCTCGGGCTGGCCCTGCG
It includes:
- a CDS encoding Uma2 family endonuclease gives rise to the protein MGTPEHARIAMRLYSALLPLIEERGWDGFSGNVDVCIDGPRDPVEPDFVLAPADCPRGGTRELLSSGLLMVAEIVSPGSVVDDRDRKPGIYASGLVPVTLLIDPVAAPATVTVLSDPKEGEYRTSTRVAVGSPLHIPDPVGFTLETSVFEKALGKA
- a CDS encoding RNA-guided endonuclease InsQ/TnpB family protein, coding for MSRYRLHPSPTQEAALLEHCGHARYVWNLAVEQHAHWRGGRAPAPGFAEQCRQLTEARDACAWLAAGSIIVQQQALKDFHQAMANFFGKTHRRPRWRRRGRGEGFRIVAVKPGDVRRLSRKVGQVRIPKVGWVRFRWSRPVGEAKSFRVTRDAAGRWHVAFAIVPAPVPGPGTGAAVGVDRGVVVSATLSTGEPLTVPTLSQGQKKRLLRLQRALARAKPGSKRRAKVKTAIARLKAREGDRRKDWVEQTSTDLARRFDVIGVEDLKISAMTRSAKGTLEAPGRKVRQKAGLNRGILASGWGRLAVRLEHKAPGRVWKIDPRYTSQTCNACKHIARESRESQALFSCVACGHRDNADVNAAKNLRDTAEGYAVAARGGSPLGGPVNREPQRDLLLVG
- a CDS encoding sulfite exporter TauE/SafE family protein; translated protein: MVRGDLDRDSGRPLSAGPAALFAGGLAAGLVAGTASCTAVQGGLLAGLVSRGGPACDGSRRTSREPSGPAAVSLFLAGRSGSHLVAGALLGLAGSAVQLGPEVRAALLVVAGVAVMVFGVRMFGREPAGCAPHRAVSPVTVPGGRTIASGVGAIVPGVRAVLLGAATILLPCGVTLSMEVVAVSSGSALGGAAVMAGFVVGTAPAFALLGLALRRAATTRLAALAGIVALATGIWTVTSGLSLGGWLPGSGGSPSAAAAVRADGTQRIDVWATGRGYRPGVVTARAGVPVEIAFHLGDAPGCTRTLTIDGRDMALPATVRLDPRPPGSLRYVCSMGMYVGFVTFR